ACATGTGCTCCGTTCGCCGGTGCGTTCTCCACTCCCGATCATGACGGAAAAGACCGGCGGCACGCCGCGTGTGGGGTGTCGACACGCCGGGGAGGACCGGACGGTGGTGGTGTTGATCGATGCCGATAGCTTGTCCGGCATGCGGGTGCTGCACACCTCCGACTGGCACATCGGCCGGACCTTCCACGGCCGCGACCTGTTGGCGGATCAGGAAGCCGTGCTGTCCGGCCTGGCCGACATGGTTTCCGACGAGCGGATCGACGTCGTGGTGATCGCCGGTGATCTGTACGACCGGGCCATGCCCGCCGGTGAGGCGGTGGAGACGTGCATGCGGGTGCTGCGACGTCTCCGGCAGGCCGGTGCACAGTTGGTGGTCACCCCCGGCAATCACGACTCCGCCGCGCGAGTCGGGACGTTCGCCGACTTCGCCGCAGCCGGTGGCCTGCATCTGCGCACCAGGATTTCCGGCCTGCACGAGCCCGTGGTGATCGACGACGAGCACGGTCCGGTGGCGTTCTACGGCATCCCGTACCTGGAGCCGGACCCCGCTCGGCAGGCGCTGGAATCGACCGGCGATCGGGTTCCCGGCGCGGGTGCGGTGGAGACACGGGGACATGCGGCGGTACTCACCGAAGCCATGAACCGGATCGGTGCGGAACTGTCCGGACGGGCCGAGCAGACCCGCTCCGTCGTTCTCGCGCACGCGTTCGTCACCGGTGGGCAGGGCAGCGAGTCGGAACGCCGCATCGCCGTCGGCGGTGTCGAGCAGGTGCCGGGCCCGGTCTTCGACGGTGTCGACTACGTGGCACTCGGGCATCTCCACGGCCCCCAGCGCCTCGACGAGCACCTGCGCTACTCGGGCAGTCCGCTGGCGTACTCGTTCTCCGAGGCAGCGCACCACAAGTCGGTGTGGCTGGTCGACCTCGACGCCGGCGGGCTCGCCGGTGTCGAGCGCAGGGAACTGCCGGTGCCCCGCAGGCTGGCCACGGTCCACGGCCGGATCGAGGACCTGCTCACCGAGCCCGAGCACACCGCTGTCGAGGACTGCTACCTGTCGGCGACGCTGACCGACGAGGTCCGGCCGATCGAGGCGATGCGGCGGCTCCAGCGACGCTTTCCCCATGCCGTGCACCTGGAGTGGAAACCCGAGGGCGGCCGTGCGACCGCGCCACTGCGCTACTCCGAGGCGGTCAGAGGGCGCGATGACCAGGCCCTCGCCGACGGGTTCGTCGCCGACTGCCGGGGTGCGGAGCCGAACGAGTCGGAGCGTGCGCTGCTGGCCGAAGCGTTGCGTGCCGTGCGAGCCACGGAGAGCACGAAAACGGGGAGGCGGTCATGAGGCTGCATCGCCTGGAAATCACCGCCTTCGGCCCCTACAGCGGGCACGAGGTGGTGGACTTCGACGCGCTCGGTGCGGACGGTCTGTTCCTGCTGCACGGGGACACCGGAGCGGGCAAGACGACCCTGCTCGATGCGGTCGCCTTCGCCCTCTACGGGACGGTGCCCGGGGCGCGGGGGCAGGGCAAACAACAGTTGCGCTGCGACACCGCCGACGCCGATGTCCCCACTTCGGTCAGCCTGGAACTGACGGTGCAGGGCCACCGGCTGCGGATCCGGCGCAGCCCCGAATACCAGCGCCCGAAGAAGAAGGGTGACGGGTACACCGAGCAGAAGGCCAAGGCATCGCTGACCTGGGTGGGCGAACCGCCGAGTGGGGAGGCCCCCGAGGGACTGACCCGCATCGACGAGATCGCGCGCACCGTATACCGGCTGCTGGGAATGGATCATCACCAGTTCTTCCAGGTGGTGCTGCTGCCGCAGGGCGAGTTCGCGAAGTTCCTGCGCGCCGACACCGAGGAACGCGCGAAGCTGTTGGAAAAGCTGTTCGGCACGCAGCGCTTCACCGACGTGGAGCGCTGGTTCACCGAACGCCGCAAGGAACGCAGGCGCGAGCTGCAGGAGCAGACCCAGGAGGCCCGGAAGCTGCTCGCCCGTGTGTCCCAGGAGGCGGGCACGACGGAACCGGACGAGGGGGAGGACGAGCAGAGCTGGCTGGAGGAGCTGGAAAAGCGCCTGACCGGGGAGCAGGAAGAGGCACAGGCCGAACAGAGCCGGTTGCGTCGTGTGCGGGAGGACGCCGAGGCGACCCTGACCGCACGCCGTGAGCTGGCCGACCGGGTCCGCCGCAAGCGTGCGGCGACAGCCGAACTCACCGGGATCGCCGAGCACCGCGAGCAGCACCGGGCGTGGCGCGCCGAACTCGACGCCGCTCAGCGGGCGATTCCGGTGCTCACCGTGCGGCAGGCAACCCGGGAGGCCACCGCCGAACACGAGCGGGCCGCCGAGGAAGTCACCGTCGCCTCCGCCCGGTGCGTGGGCGTGGACACCAGTGCCGAGCTCCCCGAGCTGCGCTCGACGGCGGGGCGCTACCGGGAAGAGGCCGGAGCGCTCGCGCAACTCGTTTCCGAGGCGCGGCAGCAGGACACCGACCGGCAACGACTCGCCGAGCTCGCCGACGGCATCGACACCGACGCCCGAGCGGACGCAGCGCTTGCCGAGCAGCAGGAGGGGCTTCCCGAACGGATCACCGGCGCACGTCAGGACCTCGACGAGGCCAGGAGGGCCGCGGCACGGCAGGAGACCGTGGCCGCGCGGGTGGACGAACTGGGCGCGTTGCTGACGGACGCGCGCGAGCTGCCCGCCGCCGAGGAACACCTCAACCGGATGCGCACCCGGGCGCAGGAGGCCGTGGACGAACATCAGCGGCTGCGTGAGCATCTGCATGCTCTCCGGGAACGGCGACTGGCCGGGATGGCCGCCGAACTCGCCGAGGGGCTGCAATCGGGCAGCCCGTGTCCCGTGTGTGGCTCGGCCACGCATCCCGAACCGGGCCTGCCGGTTGCCGAACCGGTCAGCGCGGAGCAGGAAAAGCAGGCGCAGGCCGACGAGCAGGCGGCGCATGCCCGCCGCGAGGAGGCAGGCGCCCTGGCGCAGCAGGCGCAGCAGACGTGCGAGCGGCTTCGTGAACGGCTCGGCGAGTACACCGAATCCGGGGCGCGCGCCGAGCTCGCAGAAGCCACGGCCGAGCGCGACACCCTGCGTGCGCAGGCCGCACAGGAGCAGCACCACGCCGATCGGCTCGCCGAGCTGGAAGCCTCCACCGAGCGTCTCACCACCGAGCGCGGTGAACTCGCCGCCCGCATGGCCGCGTCCCGCTCCGAGCACACCACCCTGACGGCCACCGTCGAGGAACGCGAACACCGCCTGCGGCGGGCTCGGGGTGATTTCGGCAGTGTCGCCGAACGCCGTGAACACCTGCTCGACCTGGTCGCACGCATCGATCGGCTCGTCGAGGCAACGACCGCCCGCGATGACGCCCGGAGCCGTGCCGAACAGCAACGGACTGCGCTGTGGAAAGCGGCCACCGAAGCCGGTTTCGACGATGTCGAGGCGGCACTGGACGCCGAGCGCGGCCAGGATCGCCGTGCGGGGCTGAGCGAGTCCCTGGCCGAGGTCGAGCGACGCGAGGCGGCCGCGCAGGCGACGGTGGCGGAGCTGTCCGACGTGGATGACGACACCGAGGTGGACCTCGTGGGGGCCGACGAGGCGGCTGCCGCTGCCCGGGATGCCGCGGAGCGGGCCGCCGCGGTCGCCACCGGTGCCGAGCAGCGCAGGAACAGCGTCGCGGAGCTCGCGGAGAAGTTGCGCCGCACCTGGGCGGAACTCGGTCCGGTACACGCCGAGTTCGCCGAGCTCGATGCCCTGACCGACGTGGTCAACGGCCACGGGCAGAACGCACGGAAGATGACGTTGCGCTCCTACGTGCTGGCCGCCCGCCTCGAAGAGGTCGCCGTGGCCGCCACGCACCGGCTGCAGCGCATGAGCGCGGGGCGCTACTCGTTCGTGCACACCGACGCCGCCGGGATGCGCGGAACCAGGGGCGGGCTCGGG
This Haloactinomyces albus DNA region includes the following protein-coding sequences:
- a CDS encoding exonuclease SbcCD subunit D; the protein is MRVLHTSDWHIGRTFHGRDLLADQEAVLSGLADMVSDERIDVVVIAGDLYDRAMPAGEAVETCMRVLRRLRQAGAQLVVTPGNHDSAARVGTFADFAAAGGLHLRTRISGLHEPVVIDDEHGPVAFYGIPYLEPDPARQALESTGDRVPGAGAVETRGHAAVLTEAMNRIGAELSGRAEQTRSVVLAHAFVTGGQGSESERRIAVGGVEQVPGPVFDGVDYVALGHLHGPQRLDEHLRYSGSPLAYSFSEAAHHKSVWLVDLDAGGLAGVERRELPVPRRLATVHGRIEDLLTEPEHTAVEDCYLSATLTDEVRPIEAMRRLQRRFPHAVHLEWKPEGGRATAPLRYSEAVRGRDDQALADGFVADCRGAEPNESERALLAEALRAVRATESTKTGRRS
- a CDS encoding SMC family ATPase, producing MRLHRLEITAFGPYSGHEVVDFDALGADGLFLLHGDTGAGKTTLLDAVAFALYGTVPGARGQGKQQLRCDTADADVPTSVSLELTVQGHRLRIRRSPEYQRPKKKGDGYTEQKAKASLTWVGEPPSGEAPEGLTRIDEIARTVYRLLGMDHHQFFQVVLLPQGEFAKFLRADTEERAKLLEKLFGTQRFTDVERWFTERRKERRRELQEQTQEARKLLARVSQEAGTTEPDEGEDEQSWLEELEKRLTGEQEEAQAEQSRLRRVREDAEATLTARRELADRVRRKRAATAELTGIAEHREQHRAWRAELDAAQRAIPVLTVRQATREATAEHERAAEEVTVASARCVGVDTSAELPELRSTAGRYREEAGALAQLVSEARQQDTDRQRLAELADGIDTDARADAALAEQQEGLPERITGARQDLDEARRAAARQETVAARVDELGALLTDARELPAAEEHLNRMRTRAQEAVDEHQRLREHLHALRERRLAGMAAELAEGLQSGSPCPVCGSATHPEPGLPVAEPVSAEQEKQAQADEQAAHARREEAGALAQQAQQTCERLRERLGEYTESGARAELAEATAERDTLRAQAAQEQHHADRLAELEASTERLTTERGELAARMAASRSEHTTLTATVEEREHRLRRARGDFGSVAERREHLLDLVARIDRLVEATTARDDARSRAEQQRTALWKAATEAGFDDVEAALDAERGQDRRAGLSESLAEVERREAAAQATVAELSDVDDDTEVDLVGADEAAAAARDAAERAAAVATGAEQRRNSVAELAEKLRRTWAELGPVHAEFAELDALTDVVNGHGQNARKMTLRSYVLAARLEEVAVAATHRLQRMSAGRYSFVHTDAAGMRGTRGGLGLDVLDDYSGLTRPTKTLSGGESFLASLSLALGLADVVAAETGGALLDTLFIDEGFGTLDAATLDLVMDTLDELRAGGRVVGLVSHVEEMRQRIGVRLRVRASRSGSTLAIES